The Musa acuminata AAA Group cultivar baxijiao chromosome BXJ3-6, Cavendish_Baxijiao_AAA, whole genome shotgun sequence region CCGCTCGGGGCATCTGAAGCCCATGGATTCGAAGAACTCGAGCACATTGTCACGAGGACCTTGATACACGATGAGGCCATCAGAGAGAAGAATGATGTCGTCGAAAAGGTCGTATGTCTCCGGTGCGGGCTGCAGCAGGGAAATCATCGCAGTTCCACTAAGAATGTGAATGGTTTGCCGGAGCGAGTTCACTATCTGGAAAGTAGTCGAGCTATCCAGACCGGTTGATATCTCGTCCATGAACAGAGCTCTCGCTGGCCCAACAAGCATCTCACCTGCGTCGACCAAAATTGAAATCAGATGCTCGACAGGATAGATAAGGAGCATCCAATGGTGTACCTGTCGTGACACGCTTCCTCTGACCACCGGAGATTCCTCTCAGCATCTCATCTCCTACCATGGTGTCGGCGCAGACCTCCAGACCGAGGATCTGTCAGAGTGGTTTGAAGTGAATTAGTCTCTTGATCTGACTCGAGTTACGAACATCTTGACACATGATCGTGATGATACCTTCAGGATATACTCCGTGATCACATTGGCTTCTTGCCCTTTCATCGAAGACGCCTGCCAGCAAAACAAGAAGCTATCAGAACAGAGGTGGTTCTTGCACCGAGTTTCTAGCGGGAGAAGAGAGCCATGTAAAAGCTTTCACCTTCATGAACACGTCTATGTCCGGATCTGGCTTGATGTTTGCGGCCTTCTCTCTCCTGGCTAGCTCAGTCAACATCTCTGGGCATATTTGCATTCGTTCATATACTTCAAGATGCAGTGGTGGAACACAAGAAAAGCCTGCCAGGATCAAACAGGGGATCGATACTCACCGTAACGAGTGCCTACTCCTTGGCACCTGGCAGAGAAAGCTAGCGTCTCGCGGACTGTCATCTCCCCGATGTGAAGGTCATACTGGCTGATGTACGCAGCGGTTCTTTGAGGGACGAATTCACTCATGTCATGGCCATTGTAGGTCACTTTTCCGGTAACCTGCGGTCAGTCACAGCCCCACAAAGAAGATAATAACTTGTGTGTGATGGAACACGACATAGAAGCCACTTTTTTACCTTGAGATCAGAGCTGAGCTTTCCAGCCAAAGCCAACAACAGCGTGGTTTTTCCCGATCCCGGAGGACCTAAGAGCAAAGCCATCCTGAAGACGAAGTTTGGTTATACGGAGAACAGATGCAGTAATGGATGATAGATCACTGACGATCCGAAACCAGACATCTGGTGGTGCTGTAGAGCTCATACCTGCGAGGTTTGATGATTCCGCTGACATCATGAAGGATCGACAATGGTCTCTTTCTGCTTGGTAGTACTCGCAAGTAATTTCCAAAGGCCTTTTGTTCATCCCCACAAGGAATTGTAGCACCATGGTCAGTAAGAAATTattagcagagagagagagagagagagagtagcaatACCTCTAGCATGTTAAGGGTGGAATTGAAGATGGTAGGCAATCCTCTGTTACCCACATACGTCTCTGCTTCGATGCTGAGGTGCTCATATCGGACTTCTATGGTGGGCAGATCAATCCCGACTCTGCAATCACCAAAGGAAAGCAAGACAGAGTTAACAGAAGCAGAGCAGcgcagtagaagaagaagaagggaatacTTGGTAGTCACAGTTTCCTTACCGGTCGACGCGATCCCTGAGCTTGAGCAAGAAGCGCTCGTTGTCCTCGTCGGCGACACGAACGAGGCGTTCGATAAGGGCTTTCTTCTCCCGGAAGCCAAGCCTCTCGATATTGACTTCCTGCAGCTCGCCACCATCCTCCGCCAGCGCCAGGATGCCCCGGCGGACGCGGTCGAAGGTGGGCAGCTTCTCGAGGGCGGCCCACTTGAGTGCCTCCTCGTCGTCCTCGTCCCGCGACGACCGCGAGAAGATGCTCTCGTCCCCTCTCCTCCATACCGAACTGTTCCTTCGCAGGCTCCCTATCCTGAGCACCTCGCTCGGCTCCATCTCCCCCAACCAAACTCCGGTCGAATGATCTCCCGCAAAAGAGTAGGAGAGAGACGGAAGAGAGATCTTATAGAGTGACACAGCCGTAGCGGTGCTTACTACTACTCTCCATGCTACAAACTGACATCCCAAGTAAAGGGACGAAGTTTCCAAGTGTGTGACCGGTCAGAGCTGACATCTTCCCTCTTCTTCTGCTCAGTTACCACAGATCAGCTCTGCCCGTGGAGACAACCAATGGAAGAAACAGAGGAGATAGACGGAAGGCTCTCGCTGCCATTCATGCTTTTTCAACGCCATCGCTCTCGATTCGCAGTCAAAAGGGAAGACGAGAGATAGCAATGGAGCTTCGGGCTCCATTGTGTTTTCATGCCACCAACCCCGAGAGCGTTCCACGGAGTCTATCGAGTGTGCAGTCTTCCATTGGACAGCGAGAAAGCAATCGCGCTTAGGAGTCGCCATCAGATGACTTTTATGCGCGATTTATAAAGCATATCAGGTACTCATCACCCGAACCATTCAACGGACGAGACGGTCTGCCGTTTgtctatgtgtatgtatgtatatatgaatatgtcgtctcatattataataaaaataaataaattattataatatattttatttgacttaattataatattttttatcgaaGCTATTGAGATTCACAAtaagtaatattatatttttgttgagATTATGATACCAAATTTATGTTATTTATAATGTTTTAGAGTAAATTTCATAGTATTTTTGTTAGGACGATTTTTGATCATATCGAGATCGGTCGATAAGAGGTATTTTcaatattattcaaaagaaaaagtataaaaaaaataataataattagtgttggtgtaaacaacttcgaGCCGTGGCCTCGTGGCTGTCGTGGCttagttcgggtccggatgataggGGATCTCCTTGGAACGTTTCCCGAGAATGCTGAGGCGATCGATTGCgtgggtccgatcgggacggagtAGTCGTTTCCACCGGGAGAGAGCCCCCGCCTGCGCCTTTGGTGGGCGACCTTCGCCTGCGCACCTGcataaaggtcgggtcggggagctCGACTTGACCCCTACgccgatcaagttagtggataatcgcagggggtttctttagctaagttgtgTCTTCTTGTCTCTCTCCCCTTCTttcggagcgcgagggtttttatagtgagaattatcATTGTATAATGTGCATGCCTGTAGGGAGCAGGATCTTACTTCTGATAGCATCTGAATATTGTCGTTGGCGTGACGTGAGGGATCGAACCTGACCAGAGTGTTAATATGCCTCGGTAGGCGTTCCGGTCCGCGTTGACCGGATGCCTCATCAAGTTGACAGAGGCGTGATGCGTCACCTGGTGCAACTGTTGTCACataagtcttatcgtaattattatcctcatcaattaGGAAATGCAATTTATTTGATACAACAGTGAATAGTTGGGATCATCTTATCTTGGCATTTGACTAAACACTCTTTTCATTTAGGTTACGACACCCATGACATGTGAATGGATTCAGTCCAAGCAAATGTTGCGTGACGAACTCATGGGATGCGTATGTATGATTTGTTTGATGTTAtttagagaggaggaggaagaagaagaagaagaagagctacgGTGTCTCAAGAAATATATTATTGTGAATAGGCCATAAAGAGTTGCTCTTCCCTATGCATCGACAGTTGTTgtttatcttcttctttgttattGCTCATAACAATGCCACTTATTTCTTTGGCTTAGCGGCAATTCTGACCGGATTCGATCCGTTTTGTCTTTGGACAATCAAATCGGATCTCTGCCGTACCtaaaaaaaaggagaattatGATGAGTCAAATGTTGATCGTGTAGAAGAAGACAAAGAATCGAATCGATCATATCCCatcattttgatattttatatcgAGATCGTCTACACCGATTTGTTGGATCTCCAATAATATATGGATATGTCAGTTCGGATTTTGGATCCGAATCGAaacctttttatttttaattttcttaaactaaatgatctttgatcatttatttttatttttattttgaagttTTCTCGATTGATTAGGTTAATTGGTTCCCATTCCAAATCTAAAAATTGAATGATCAAGTTTTACTTTCGATTCGATTTGAAATCGTTAGATCGTTAATCGGATTCAACTCCGATTCAAATAAGATCATTAGGAACCAATAGTTAGTCTATCAAGTCTCTCTTACCTTCAAAGATACTTTTTGAAGTTTCAATGTTCTAAAAGGATAAAATCGTATGAATAATTCCTAACGAGCATACAAACTGCACTAACGGTCGTCCGATCAAATAGTTCATTTGTGTTAGAAGGAGGGTTTGAGGTCTGCACCTTGACCGAGTAAACAGTGTACCTCGGTTATAAACCCTTAACTCCCCTACGAGAGAGAGCACTGATAAGATAATTTAATTCCTGGAGTTTGAATATTTCAAAAAGGATAAAATTATGTAGGTACGTTCATTGTCAAAAAGTATATAATTTGATCAAATGATCCCttatcaatatatatttttaattattttattatttataataatgatATTTTGGGGAGGCAATCGTTTCAGCATATGAATCAGCGTCAAAGTTGTAATCTGAGACGCCGTCGGTCAGCAGCTACGCAAATGTCGCGGAATTGGATGACCTAAGACAGTAAAGAAAGCACTCTTTATTTGAAGGAGTCCAACCTCGACGGTCACACCATCTTTTTTTTATGGTTCGTCGGCGATAGACTTCGACGATGTGATGCCGAGAGAGGTGGCGGGCGTGATCGACTACAACGACGGCAGATGCTATCACTCACAACCCAACAATTCTTCCCGTCTCTTTCCCTCTCTGCATTTTTGTTAGTGGAGATGGAGACTACGTCTTGGTATTCTTACGATGGATGGGACCTACTTCTAGAACTATTTCTTGGTGGCCAATCGCCCCACCCTTCAATATTAttgatctttattattattatttttttgcttgTGCGAAATGCTCATCTAGTGATGATGTGTCGATCATTTGATACTGAAACtatcaattatattatttcaatcatatcgTCACTCCTCCTAAAttttgatctttgatatttttttgAAGTTGTATTAATCTATCTTTATCTCTATCTAGCATTCATTTAGTATCGATGTATCAATCACCTAACATTGATGTGTTAATCATACAATAGTGACATGTTGGTAGATTGACGCTGAGATATCGATCGCTTGACTTCAAAATATCAACAATATTACTTCACTCATGACAATATATTAGTGATCGTTTATATTAAAGCACATCACCACcctgatttttatttttcttaagagtttttcatatatatatatatatatatttatttatttatggaaTCATTTGActtaatttgtttatttttttattgaaccTGAGATTTGAGATAAAACTTATGTAAGACAACTTCTGATTATTAAAAATagaatattaagaattttttagaattatatattaaaattattactgaCTTAGAGCATTAAATGAGTGTCACTATAAGTGTCTTCGTTATAAAGTTTACGATAATGACTTCCATTATAACGGATCTATCTTAAGGAAGTTAGCTCAATGAAGCTTCCACGTTATGATTCATCTTGGAGGTTTGAAAGAACAATCAAATCAAATTGATTCTTAAATGCAGAGTTTTGAAAAGAACAACCAAGTCAAATTGACTCACAATCAATGATCAAATTTAACACTATCATATATTAATTTCATTATAGTACAAGAAATTTGATACTTGAATGTTTAAACGCTACAAAAATACTACTAAAATGTCTCGTCAACTCTATGTTAATCGAGTGCGTCACATTGTTGCTACATTGATATTAATTGCAATGCTCAATATTTATGGGAACCCGTCGTGTCTTAGTAACGTCTATCACAAAACTATTTtcgtaaaaataatttttcattaagTATCGATAATTATCATATTCATGTATAATAGAGTGAAATACATTAGCTTACGATACACCTCACTCATTTCGACTCCTTTAGTTAATATCATTTCTTATGATTCTAATTTCGAGCATTATGAAAATATTTATTGTGTATGTCCTCGACTTagttttgtaaaatattttacTGAATCAACTTGCTTGTCCAATACCAATCTTACGATAAAATCATCACATTGACTCCACAATATATCAACTCATCGATCAATCATTCAACGATAGATGACTAAGAGAAGACCCAACAAACCAATCGATAATCGACAATGTCTGTTCAACGATGTCATGATACTTCTATTTCTTTCTATCTCTTCATTTTCTTTGATCCATTGATCGAAAATATGTCTTGTACATGTCAGTATGTCTCTTTGATGATGTGATATATAAATATCGAACGAGAGATTCCATTAATGACTTGCTCATATCGTATGTCTCTTTTGCAATATACCACATATCACTAAACAAATGCTTCCCTATCGATTATCACTACTTTCAAACTTGTGATAAGATAGTTATCGAAGAGTACGATACTCCTAacattgaataatatttatttttatatatttaaattattctcATGAGATATATATAATCGAAAGGTTGATCGTCGATGAGAACGACGATCCATCCCGATTATGATGTGCGACATGTATCATTTTAAATGTTGTTTGATCTCTCGATGTGTCACCCAATATTCGATGAAAGATTGAGGTTGAGGTAGTCCAACTCGATCCCTGTTGTACCtaagtaaataatatttaaagTAAAAATTAAATATTGAGCATTTATCTCTGAATGATccattttatcttttattataaaatattttattattattatagatatGAAATGTATTCGGAACTCTCATGATTGATGTGATGGGATGCAGTTCGAGTCCCATACAATTGTGTCGAAGGCACAATACAATGCCCAATAAATAATCTGACGCTCTCGGATCCACACGTCGATCCGATAAGACGTTCGAGTCCAACTGTCCGAGTATTGGATCCTCCCACGGATCAAACCCCTCATCAATCCGTTTCGAAAAGCCCATACGATATCAAGGCGATGCATCGCCATTGGTCGCCTCCATAAAAGTGATGGGGTCATATCATCGAATGGGTGCCGGCGGACGAGGACCGGATATGGCGGCGGTGCCGGTATCGCTGGACGCTCTCGCCTCCGGCGACTGTGCCAAGCTCGGTCCgtcccttctcctccccctcgTTACCCTGTACGGACGCCGTTATGTTGTTTCTCGATTTGGTTTCTTGTCAGCCCTACTCCCTTTCTTGGTCTTCGTTCGTTCTTCCTTGCTTGCCTGCCGACGCCGCTGCCGCTTGGGAGAGATCTTTACGGGGGTTATCTGGTTCTGTTTTTCAAACTCCTGATCTGTCCTCTCCCCTGCTGCTTCTTTCGCACGCCTCGCTGGATCCGATCACCGAGTTCTGTTTGATCTTCGTCTCCTTTCATGATATTTCTTCTTGATTTGTCTAACTGGGGTTTCTTGTTACGAACCTGCATGCTGTTGATTAGGACATTTATCATTTGTCGAGAAGAGGGACTTCTCGATCCCGGGGCTTCGAACAATGTTGATTGTTCATCTCGCATATCTAATCGTTCGCTTTCTTGTTTGTCGTCCTTGACTTCCATAAACGTCCAACGAAAAAGGGGGCGAGGAAgtctcatgcttatcttaattgtgGCAACTGAATTAAGATTCGTGCTTCATCGTCGACGCCAATTCTATCCGATGCAGGCAGTGGGGTCTGTTTGATGAACCCAACCTGGAGAGACGAGCGGCATCCCTCCTTCATCCGTTTCATTGCTTCATTCCTAAGTGCAAACTCATACCGTCTTAATTTCCTACCGATATCCCCTGTAAACGCCTCACTTGTTTCCAGCTCTGTAGAATATGCATTTATCTGTCAATCTGATCATGGAGAGGCTGTAGGACTTCATATTCAACAATGGCGGATTGTCAGTAGCATTCATTTTCGAAACAACTTGGGATCCTGATAAGGCTTCCGTCGTCTTTTCCAGGTAAATTATAATTGCTTTTCATGTATTTGTAGAATAAGATGGTGGTGTTTAGGAGCTCCTTCCAATGCATTTATATGATGCTTTGTTTGGTGCACAGAGTTGAAAGGCTGAAGGCTCAATTCAGGCTTTTATATGTCGTCATTGGTGTCCCAACGAGAGAGCAAAATGATTCTTTTAATCATTTATACTTCAAGTAGGCAATTCGGTTCTTTTGCCCTCCTCAAGTTTATTCCTGAGTTGAGTTTACATGAATGGTTTTTCTATGTTGGCATCAAAGGTATGGCGTAGAACTTGGTAGACCGACCTTTGTGCCGGTTCGCGATCCAGAGATGGGGTTTGAGAAGATTGTGAAGATAGCACATGCTCGTGGAGGTAAAACACTAACCCTTGGTGATGAGCTGAAGCATTCCATTTTGAGTTGTGCATACTCTGTTATATGGTAAATCTTCTGCTTTAGTATGTAAACGACAAGACGCGGTTGGTACAATGAGGAGCGAGGTAAGTTGGTCGACATTCTTAATCTCGAGCATTCTGTCATTCTGATACCAGCATGCCTAATCAGTGTTATTTTGGTATGGAAGCGTGAGAGAGCTGTGCAAGGAATGGATATGTTCCTTAGAGTGGTCACCTCCATCCCTGGCATCGACGATCATGATGCAAATGCGGTAACCTCTTTATACCCTTAGCGAAGCAACAAATATGCTTTAACCATAAGCCTTGGGATTATGCTTGAGCTTATGTTGATATGGAAAGGAGTTTCATCGATAAGAATCTCATAATCCGTAGCACACAATCTTAAATACATGTAACACCAGTTACGATTATGTTGATTTTGATTTTTGAGTTACGGCAACTGTCCTCTAACGTAATTTTGCAGCACTGATTTTTAATGAAAATACATGTAACATCCTCATAAAATATCTCCACTGGTTTATTAATTTTGTGTAATCTCAGCTGTTGTTACTATGCTTCATTAtgacatgattattattttttactttgtGATGTTCTGCTTCGATTTCCATTTGATGACATTTTAGGATTCGATAAGGATCCTATTGACATATATATGAAACACTGTCACTCTTTGCCTTGTTCAGtgatgttctgctttgatttccatTTGATGACATTTTATGCTTTGATAAGTTTCctattgacatatatatatatatatgaaacacaGTCACTCTTTGCCTTGTTTGTtgatgttctgctttgatttccatTTGATGACATTTTAGGATTTGATGACATATATATGAAACACTGTCACTCTTTGCTTTGTTTAGTGACGTTCTGCTTTGATTTTCATTTGATGCTTTGATAAGTTTCCTATTGACATGTATGAAACACAGTCACTCTTTGGCTTGTTTAGCTCGTGCAATCTATCGGCTCTATCGAAGCAATATCCAAAGCATCCAAGAGCTTTATTTTGGAGACAACTGACCTTTCGGTCGAGAAAGCCCGAAGAATCGTTAGGTTTTTCAGAGATCCAAAGAACTATCTCAGTCCAAAACTCGACTAAGTTGCAAAGGTACGATTTCTAGCCTGGTAATATGATATGGTGTGTGTTTCTCAAGCTAATGTTTGCTGCTCTAGGTTTATTTAGGCTAATGATAATTTTGTGTGTCTGTGCATGATATTTATTATCAGGTAAATGATAGCCTAAATTACATCATATTTAAGGTTTCAGAAATTCCAGTCCTCAAAATTTTCTTGCTTGTATCCTCTTCTCCTTGCAGCTCATGTTCTCTTGGgaccaaaaaaaaatatcaagaaacAAAACAAGTTGTAGATCAATACCGTAATGGAAATATTTTGAAAGACGTTACGAAAACTTTTGGTCTTCGTCCTTTTTTTATCCTTTTGGTATCAGATCGACTGACTAATCAAATTTAGTGTCATTAGTGTTGGGAGTAGGAAATGTGGAGTGTTGGTTGCTTTGGAAGAAAATTCTCAGGACTCGAAAAGTAATCTAGTGCAGAATGCACGTGTAGATGCGTTTGTGATGATGCAGTGGAATTGCAGGACTTCTTCGTAGGCCACGCATGCACTATCATGTTGGGATGGCGAAGACCTCGACGGCCCACCAAACGTGCAACCATGACGACTTCGCTGGCGATAGGCAAAAGTGCAGTCGTACCCATTAACACATTACAGGCAGCCGTCTGTCTGTGATGCAAAAAGTAAATATGACTGGCTTTAAGGCGCCACTTGTATGCATGCATCATTAAGACGAAGAGGTAATATATATAGTCTGTATGTATCATCATCCATCGGccaccatttaaaaaaaaagaaagaaagagaaggctCACGCGCCCGTGCCATAAATTTGCCCGACACCACCACAAGCCCAGATTGCAGCCGAAAAAAGATGTGGCGTACGGTAGCCAACGCGACATCCCCGCGCACGTGAGGTCCCCGGTCCCCGCGTGCGCATGTGAACCGTCCGTCCACCTGTCACGGCGCTGCACCACGTGAATGTACCCGCGCACCGCTCCGTCGGGCTCCCCGTTCacgtttctttctctcttttatggTGAAATAACGCAGAAGATGCTCTCCtggtctgtctgtctgtctgcaACATCACACATTTCATCGAAGATCGAAAAGAAACGAGGAAGCAAGAAATCGAAGAGAACCTGTTGCGCCCGTGAGGTGAAACACTTggaaagagcagaagaagaagaagaagaagaagaagacttgagaattgatagatagatagatagataaatatcattggattatatctACATCCCAACAAACTATACTCTGCTgcagctgctgccgctgccagTATCGTTGATCCTGTCACTACTCCCCATGTGACTCCTCATCACGCTATGTTGGTGAAGGTGGTCGTCGCCGTCGACGACGTTGTTACTGCCACTGGTGATGCTGCTGCTGTGATCTTGAAGGACTAGGGTCTGGTGATCGCGCGGCGGGGATGCGTCGTCGGCGTCGTCGGCTCGCCAGGCGGATGCGGAGATGAGTGGACGGCTGTGCCAGCCGAGCGTCAAACAGCCGGCCACCTCCTCCACGCAGTAGCCCTCCCCGGAGAAGAGCGTCAGCAACATGCTCGCTTGCTTGAACGCGTTGGAACCGAGGTGGACGGCCCTCAGACCCGCCCGGCCCAGCCGATCTCTCCACCGAGCCAGAGGCTCGTGCCGCTCCAC contains the following coding sequences:
- the LOC135640803 gene encoding protein PARTING DANCERS homolog isoform X1 — translated: MGSYHRMGAGGRGPDMAAVPVSLDALASGDCAKLGSGVCLMNPTWRDERHPSFIRFIASFLSANSYRLNFLPISPDFIFNNGGLSVAFIFETTWDPDKASVVFSRVERLKAQFRLLYVVIGVPTREQNDSFNHLYFKYGVELGRPTFVPVRDPEMGFEKIVKIAHARGVCKRQDAVGTMRSERERAVQGMDMFLRVVTSIPGIDDHDANASLFGLFSSCNLSALSKQYPKHPRALFWRQLTFRSRKPEESLGFSEIQRTISVQNSTKLQSSCSLGTKKKYQETKQVVDQYRNGNILKDVTKTFGLRPFFILLVSDRLTNQI
- the LOC135640803 gene encoding protein PARTING DANCERS homolog isoform X2, which produces MGSYHRMGAGGRGPDMAAVPVSLDALASGDCAKLGSGVCLMNPTWRDERHPSFIRFIASFLSANSYRLNFLPISPDFIFNNGGLSVAFIFETTWDPDKASVVFSRVERLKAQFRLLYVVIGVPTREQNDSFNHLYFKYGVELGRPTFVPVRDPEMGFEKIVKIAHARGVCKRQDAVGTMRSERERAVQGMDMFLRVVTSIPGIDDHDANASLFGLFSSCNLSALSKQYPKHPRALFWRQLTFRSRKPEESLGFSEIQRTISVQNSTKLQRTSS
- the LOC135640803 gene encoding protein PARTING DANCERS homolog isoform X3, which codes for MGSYHRMGAGGRGPDMAAVPVSLDALASGDCAKLGSGVCLMNPTWRDERHPSFIRFIASFLSANSYRLNFLPISPDFIFNNGGLSVAFIFETTWDPDKASVVFSRVERLKAQFRLLYVVIGVPTREQNDSFNHLYFKYGVELGRPTFVPVRDPEMGFEKIVKIAHARGVCKRQDAVGTMRSERERAVQGMDMFLRVVTSIPGIDDHDANALVQSIGSIEAISKASKSFILETTDLSVEKARRIVRFFRDPKNYLSPKLD